In a genomic window of Muntiacus reevesi chromosome 1, mMunRee1.1, whole genome shotgun sequence:
- the LOC136148334 gene encoding alpha-amylase 2B, producing the protein MKFLLLLSAIGFCWAQYDPHVESGRTSIVHLFEWRWVDIALECERYLAPKGFGGVQVSPPSENAVITDPSRPWWERYQPVSYKLCSRSGNENEFKDMVTRCNNVGVRIYVDAVINHMTGSGVSAGTRSTCGSYFNPGSEDFPEVPYSGWDFNDGKCKTGSGDIESYNDAYQVRDCRLVGLLDLALEKDYVRSTIANYLNHLIDIGVAGFRIDASKHMWPGDIKAVLDKLHNLNTQWFPSGSKPFIYQEVIDLGGEAITSSEYFGNGRVTEFKYGAKLGTVIRKWSGEKMAYLKNWGEGWGFMPSDRALVFVDNHDNQRGHGAGGASILTFWDARMYKMGVGFMLAHPYGFTRVMSSYRWTRHFVDGTDVNDWIGPPNNNGVIKEVTINPDTTCGNDWVCEHRWRQIRNMVMFRNVVDGQPFTNWWDNGSNQVAFGRGNKGFIVFNNDDSALSQTLQTGLPAGTYCDVISGDKSGNSCTGIQISVSSDGKAHFSISNSAEDPFIAIHADSKL; encoded by the exons ATGAAGTTTCTTCTGTTGCTTTCAGCGATTGGGTTCTGCTGGGCTCAGTATGACCCACACGTCGAATCTGGGCGGACGTCCATTGTTCATCTATTTGAGTGGCGCTGGGTCGATATTGCTCTTGAATGTGAGCGATACTTAGCCCCCAAAGGATTTGGAGGGGTTCAG GTCTCCCCACCCAGTGAAAATGCTGTGATCACTGACCCTTCAAGACCTTGGTGGGAAAGATACCAACCAGTTAGCTACAAGTTATGTTCAAGatcaggaaatgaaaatgaattcaaAGACATGGTGACCAGATGTAACAATGTTGGT GTCCGCATTTATGTGGATGCTGTAATTAATCATATGACTGGAAGTGGTGTGAGTGCGGGAACAAGAAGTACTTGTGGAAGTTACTTCAATCCTGGAAGTGAGGATTTTCCAGAGGTCCCATACTCTGGTTGGGATTTTAATGATGGAAAATGTAAAACTGGAAGTGGAGATATTGAGAGCTATAATGATGCTTATCAG GTCAGGGATTGTCGTCTGGTTGGTCTTCTTGATCTTGCACTGGAGAAAGATTATGTGCGCTCCACGATTGCTAACTATCTAAACCATCTCATTGACATTGGTGTAGCAGGGTTCCGAATTGATGCTTCTAAGCACATGTGGCCTGGAGACATAAAGGCAGTTTTGGATAAACTGCACAATCTAAACACACAGTGGTTTCCTTCAGGAAGTAAACCTTTCATTTACCAGGAG GTAATTGATCTGGGCGGTGAGGCAATTACAAGCAGTGAGTACTTTGGAAATGGCCGTGTGACAGAATTTAAATATGGGGCAAAACTAGGAACAGTTATTCGCAAGTGGAGTGGAGAGAAGATGGCTtacttaaa gaaCTGGGGAGAAGGCTGGGGTTTCATGCCTTCTGACAGGGCACTTGTCTTTGTTGATAACCATGACAATCAGCGAGGGCATGGAGCTGGGGGAGCATCTATTCTTACATTCTGGGATGCTAG AATGTACAAAATGGGAGTCGGATTTATGCTCGCTCATCCCTATGGATTTACACGAGTAATGTCAAGCTACCGTTGGACAAGACATTTTGTGGATGGAACA GATGTTAATGATTGGATCGGGCCACCAAATAATAATGGAGTAATTAAAGAAGTCACTATTAATCCAGATACTACTTGTGGCAATGACTGGGTCTGTGAACATCGATGGCGTCAAATAAG GAACATGGTAATGTTCCGTAATGTAGTTGACGGTCAGCCTTTTACAAACTGGTGGGATAATGGCAGCAACCAAGTAGCTTTTGGAAGAGGAAACAAAGGATTCATTGTCTTTAACAATGATGACAG tgcATTATCTCAAACTTTGCAAACCGGTCTTCCTGCTGGTACATATTGTGATGTTATTTCTGGAGATAAAAGTGGTAACAGTTGTACAGGAATTCAAATCAGTGTTTCCAGTGATGGCAAAGCTCATTTTTCTATTAGTAATTCTGCTGAAGATCCATTTATTGCAATTCATGCTGattctaaattataa